One genomic segment of Gossypium arboreum isolate Shixiya-1 chromosome 3, ASM2569848v2, whole genome shotgun sequence includes these proteins:
- the LOC108476142 gene encoding ubiquitin carboxyl-terminal hydrolase 2, translating into MGKRVKKNRRVPPKDKKVVAAQSPKAIPQEKPASIDDVDDEIKAVKERKKCLHFDKGINIDKLLTKLRSSDPIRCEDCREGRNDRRGGKGKSKHGKKKGSASVESKRESKAIWVCLECGHYVCAGVGLPTASTSHAVRHLRQTRHHLVVQWDNPQLRWCFSCSIFIPVEKMEENSESKDVLYEVVKLIKERSSESSTNAVEDVLSGSGSVACDIKSEGTISNSLDGKNGYVVRGLVNLGNTCFFNSVMQNLLALNRLRDYFSNLDVSMGQLTISMKKLFAEIRPEMGLRNAINPKPFFASLCSKAPQFRGYQQHDSHELLRCLLDGLYTEELALKKHINASKSDAVTASQDLTFVDAVFGGQISSTLCCEECGHSSTVYEPFLDLSLSVPTKKTPSKKAQPVSRARKTKLPMKKVGRNRGKVNKDVDQVPAQVVTAPVPNSESSGPSHIAVPQTEPKVASSGDSSLSHAAGPSTKADESSSASRNLFDVVESQKEQVVESTVKENSAGTDDFAWLDYLTTENTLPENDAGADDFSWMDYLQQEIVADESDLISQNNNTSLQDSEEKELVPNAALAESCEVSVLEGETNKKTEDSSGNLQEELPLLVQDSVVLLLPYKEDIPGTESVRENEASSSNAGLGQEEVEFDGFGDMFNEPEIAEGPIIGPSLANEVAETGFMAGSISDSDPDEVDDSNSPVSVESCLSHFIKPELLSDDNAWNCENCAKILRHQKLKAKKKQTKMGKDLLNGSETRSLDMEHQCPNGVRTISNGDISSSGDSSVFHNKNQNGVKVENGQTSELDSVELEDASPLKLNSSVSSKCYAQEKCGGTLTIDSCNVENHSGNDTFHQSNSHMTENCQSGLSDDEELDSEHVKVKRNATKRVLINKAPPVLTIHLKRFCQDARGRLSKLNGHVNFRETIDLRPYLDPRGEDADNCNYSLVGVVEHSGTMRGGHYIAYVRGGEKRKGTIDIDHVGSQWYYVSDQHVRQASIEEVLRCEAYILFYEKV; encoded by the coding sequence ATGGGGAAAAGAGTTAAAAAGAATCGTCGAGTACCTCCGAAGGACAAAAAGGTTGTGGCAGCTCAATCTCCAAAAGCTATACCTCAGGAGAAACCTGCCAGTATTGATGATGTTGACGATGAAATTAAAGCCGTAAAAGAGAGGAAAAAGTGCCTGCATTTTGATAAAGGCATCAACATAGATAAGTTGTTGACTAAACTTAGGTCATCAGATCCCATAAGGTGTGAAGATTGTAGGGAAGGCAGAAATGATAGGAGAGGAGGTAAGGGAAAGAGTAAACATGGGAAGAAGAAGGGAAGTGCTTCGGTTGAGTCGAAACGTGAATCGAAAGCCATTTGGGTTTGTTTGGAGTGTGGACATTATGTATGCGCTGGAGTTGGTTTGCCAACAGCTTCTACCTCACATGCTGTTCGACATCTTAGACAAACCCGTCACCACTTGGTGGTTCAATGGGATAATCCTCAATTGAGGTGGTGCTTCTCTTGCAGCATATTCATTCCAGTTGAGAAAATGGAAGAGAACAGTGAAAGCAAAGATGTTTTATATGAGGTTGTAAAATTGATTAAGGAACGATCATCTGAATCATCCACAAATGCTGTTGAGGATGTTTTGTCAGGAAGCGGCAGTGTTGCTTGTGATATCAAATCAGAAGGAACTATATCGAATTCTTTGGATGGAAAAAATGGTTATGTGGTTCGAGGTTTGGTTAATCTCGGTAATACGTGCTTCTTTAATTCAGTAATGCAGAATCTTCTGGCTCTGAATAGGCTAAGGGACTACTTCTCGAATCTGGATGTGTCCATGGGGCAGTTAACAATTTCTATGAAAAAGCTTTTTGCTGAAATAAGACCTGAGATGGGCTTGAGAAATGCTATCAATCCAAAGCCATTTTTTGCATCCCTTTGTTCTAAGGCTCCCCAGTTTAGAGGCTATCAGCAACATGACAGTCATGAATTGCTTCGTTGCTTACTTGATGGGCTTTATACAGAGGAGTTGGCTCTAAAAAAACACATTAATGCTTCTAAAAGTGATGCAGTTACTGCAAGTCAGGATCTTACTTTTGTGGATGCTGTATTTGGGGGTCAAATTTCGAGTACTCTCTGTTGTGAGGAGTGTGGGCACTCGTCAACAGTGTATGAACCATTTCTAGATCTCTCACTTTCAGTGCCAACTAAGAAAACCCCTTCTAAAAAGGCTCAACCAGTCTCTCGAGCAAGGAAAACAAAGCTGCCAATGAAAAAAGTTGGCAGGAATAGAGGAAAAGTTAACAAAGATGTAGATCAGGTGCCAGCTCAAGTTGTTACGGCTCCTGTACCTAACAGTGAATCTTCAGGCCCAAGCCATATAGCTGTGCCCCAAACGGAACCCAAGGTGGCATCATCTGGTGATTCTTCACTCTCACATGCTGCTGGCCCAAGCACCAAGGCAGATGAAAGCAGTTCTGCTTCAAGGAATCTCTTTGATGTTGTGGAGTCTCAGAAAGAACAAGTTGTGGAGAGTACAGTGAAGGAAAATTCAGCTGGGACAGATGATTTTGCTTGGTTGGATTACCTCACAACAGAGAATACACTCCCGGAAAATGACGCTGGTGCAGATGATTTTTCTTGGATGGATTATCTGCAACAGGAAATAGTAGCTGATGAGAGTGACTTGATTTCTCAAAATAACAATACTTCCCTTCAAGATTCGGAGGAAAAGGAACTAGTTCCAAATGCAGCTTTAGCAGAAAGTTGTGAGGTTTCTGTACTTGAGGGGGAAACCAATAAAAAAACAGAAGATTCTTCTGGGAACCTTCAAGAGGAGCTTCCATTGCTGGTTCAAGATTCTGTGGTTCTTTTGCTTCCATATAAAGAGGATATTCCAGGTACTGAGAGTGTGAGAGAAAATGAGGCCTCTTCATCAAATGCGGGTCTTGGACAAGAGGAAGTGGAGTTTGATGGCTTTGGTGACATGTTTAATGAGCCTGAAATTGCTGAAGGGCCCATCATTGGACCATCTTTGGCAAATGAAGTTGCTGAAACTGGTTTTATGGCTGGGAGTATTAGTGATTCTGATCCTGATGAGGTTGATGACAGTAATTCTCCAGTATCCGTGGAAAGTTGTTTGTCTCACTTCATAAAGCCGGAGCTTCTTTCGGATGATAATGCTTGGAATTGTGAGAATTGTGCGAAAATTTTGCGACATCAGAAGTTGAAAGCAAAGAAGAAGCAGACTAAAATGGGAAAGGATTTACTCAATGGAAGTGAGACCCGAAGTTTAGATATGGAACACCAATGCCCTAATGGAGTTAGAACCATTAGTAATGGCGATATCAGTAGTTCCGGTGATAGCTCGGTTTTTCATAACAAGAATCAAAATGGTGTAAAAGTTGAAAATGGTCAAACAAGCGAGCTAGATTCTGTTGAATTAGAAGATGCAAGTCCGTTGAAATTAAATTCTTCAGTTTCCTCTAAATGTTATGCTCAAGAAAAATGTGGGGGTACCCTAACTATTGATTCTTGCAATGTTGAAAATCATAGTGGTAATGATACCTTTCATCAGAGTAATTCACATATGACTGAAAACTGTCAATCGGGCTTAAGTGATGATGAAGAGTTAGACTCCGAACATGTGAAGGTTAAGAGAAATGCTACAAAGAGGGTCCTCATAAACAAGGCACCGCCTGTTCTGACTATTCATTTGAAGAGGTTTTGTCAAGATGCCCGTGGTCGTTTGAGTAAATTGAATGGTCATGTCAATTTCAGAGAGACAATTGATCTTAGACCATATCTGGATCCCAG
- the LOC108475570 gene encoding high mobility group B protein 15-like, with product MASTSFAKQTVMPMKEPSSNYNPYPPPLARYEDVAACPKLFLSTLEKLHATMGTKFMIPIIGGKELDLHKLFVEVTSRGGIEKIIKERRWKEVTAIFNFPSTATNASFVLRKYYLSLLHHYEQIYFFKARGWVPVSSDPFRSQSITQIHTQGPIRPVIDVHAAAVQQPRVNIADSPAAARQSTTAGSPVIGVIDGKFESGYLVTVTIGSEKLKGVLYQASDDAAPEVPHCYGAFSSQSVTPHATSGVQRRRRRKKSEIKRRDPAHPKPNRSGYNFFFAEQHARLKPLHPGQDREISRMIGEQWNKLTEPEKSVYQEKALEDKERYRVEMEDYREKLRTGQVLGNALPLPQQVPEMDVGMAEADMKLDETEGGESPQTPENDSSSDGSDFEDDKTADKDLDIEESQFAGVVGDVDADISVEEAAELSKVDDNVGHNSQVEKFSI from the exons ATGGCATCAACTTCTTTTGCAAAGCAGACTGTAATGCCTATGAAAGAACCATCATCTAATTACAATCCATATCCTCCACCTCTTGCAAGATATGAAGATGTTGCAGCTTGTCCAAAGCTTTTTCTCTCTACTTTGGAGAAGCTCCATGCTACTATGGGAACTAAGTTCAT GATACCCATCATTGGAGGAAAGGAGTTGGATTTGCACAAACTTTTTGTCGAGGTAACATCTCGTGGTGGCATCGAGAAG ATTATAAAAGAGCGAAGATGGAAGGAAGTGACTGCGATTTTCAACTTCCCGTCAACTGCTACAAATGCATCTTTTGTGCTTCGGAAATACTATCTTTCGCTGCTTCATCACTATGAGCAAATCTACTTCTTTAAAGCCCGTGGTTGGGTCCCTGTTTCTTCTG ATCCCTTCAGGAGCCAATCCATTACACAGATTCATACTCAAGGACCCATACGGCCAGTCATTGATGTTCATGCAGCCGCCGTCCAGCAACCAAGAGTAAATATTGCCGATTCACCTGCAG CAGCAAGGCAATCAACAACTGCAGGCTCTCCGGTGATTGGTGTCATTGACGGTAAATTTGAGAGTGGCTATCTTGTCACAGTCACTATTGGCTCAGAGAAGCTAAAAGGTGTCCTTTATCAGGCTTCAGATGATGCAGCACCTGAAGTGCCACACTGCTATGGTGCATTTTCCAGCCAGAGTGTGACTCCACATGCTACATCAGGTGTCCAACGCAGAAGACGCCGGAAAAAATCCGAGATAAAACGGAGGGATCCCGCTCATCCAAAACCAAACAGGAGTGGATATAATTTCTTTTTTGCTGAGCAACATGCTAGATTGAAACCACTTCACCCTGGACAAGACCGAGAAATCAGTAGAATGATTGGTGAACAATGGAACAAGTTAACCGAACCTGAAAAATCT GTTTATCAGGAAAAAGCTCTCGAAGATAAAGAACGATATCGAGTTGAGATGGAGGATTATAGGGAAAAATTAAGGACCGGTCAAGTTTTAGGCAATGCACTCCCACTACCACAACAAGTTCCCGAGATGGATGTCGGAATGGCTGAAGcagatatgaagcttgatgaaactGAAGGTGGTGAGTCCCCTCAAACCCCGGAAAATGATAGCAGCTCTGATGGAAGTGATTTTGAAGATGATAAAACTGCAGATAAGGATTTAGATATCGAAGAATCTCAATTTGCTGGTGTAGTGGGTGATGTTGATGCAGATATTTCAGTCGAGGAAGCAGCCGAGTTATCAAAGGTGGATGATAATGTTGGACATAATAGTCAGGTTGAGAAGTTCAGTATTTGA